From the Streptomyces syringium genome, one window contains:
- the rnc gene encoding ribonuclease III, with the protein MSDAITPKKAPADTASSHTLLEGRLGYRLETALLVRALTHRSFAYENGGLPTNERLEFLGDSVLGLVVTDTLYRIHPDLPEGQLAKLRAAVVNSRALAEVGRGLELGSFIRLGRGEEGTGGRDKASILADTLEAVIGAVYLDQGLEAAAELVHRLFDPLIEKSSNLGAGLDWKTSLQELTATEGLGVPEYLVSETGPDHEKTFTAAARVGGVAYGTGTGRSKKEAEQQAAESAWRAIHGAAEARASAARAAAEAAPAPADETPADGVAAEPATDGAQGASH; encoded by the coding sequence ATGTCAGACGCCATTACGCCGAAGAAGGCGCCGGCGGACACGGCCTCGTCTCACACGCTTCTGGAAGGGCGGCTCGGGTACAGACTCGAGACCGCCCTTCTGGTGCGTGCACTGACCCACCGTTCCTTCGCATACGAGAACGGCGGTCTGCCCACCAACGAGCGGCTGGAATTCCTCGGGGATTCCGTGCTCGGCCTGGTGGTCACGGACACGCTGTACCGCATCCACCCCGATCTGCCCGAAGGCCAGCTGGCCAAGCTGCGGGCCGCGGTGGTCAACTCGCGTGCGCTGGCGGAGGTCGGTCGCGGCCTTGAACTCGGTTCCTTCATCCGGCTCGGCCGCGGTGAAGAGGGCACGGGCGGCCGGGACAAGGCGTCCATCCTCGCCGACACCCTGGAAGCGGTGATCGGTGCGGTCTATCTCGACCAGGGCCTCGAAGCCGCCGCCGAACTGGTGCACCGGCTCTTCGACCCGCTGATCGAGAAGTCCTCGAACCTCGGGGCCGGCCTGGACTGGAAGACCAGCCTCCAGGAGCTGACCGCGACGGAGGGGCTGGGCGTTCCCGAATACCTGGTCTCCGAGACGGGTCCCGACCACGAGAAGACCTTCACGGCTGCTGCCCGCGTCGGTGGTGTCGCGTACGGCACCGGCACCGGCCGCAGCAAGAAGGAAGCGGAGCAGCAGGCGGCGGAATCCGCCTGGCGCGCCATCCACGGAGCGGCGGAGGCTCGCGCCTCGGCCGCCCGGGCGGCGGCGGAAGCCGCCCCCGCCCCGGCGGACGAGACGCCCGCCGACGGTGTGGCGGCCGAGCCCGCCACGGACGGCGCGCAGGGCGCTTCGCACTGA
- the mutM gene encoding bifunctional DNA-formamidopyrimidine glycosylase/DNA-(apurinic or apyrimidinic site) lyase — MPELPEVEVVRRGLERWVRDRTVADVAVLHPRAIRRHLAGPEDFAAQLRGRRLGTARRRGKYLWLPLEAETSAGTPDRAAPDRAVLAHLGMSGQLLVQPHDALDEKHLRIRVRFADANGTELRFVDQRTFGGLSLHDTVPGDPDGLPDVIAHIARDPLDPAFDEDAFHAALRRRRTTVKRALLDQSLISGVGNIYADEALWRARLHYDRPTATLTRPRSAELLTHIRDVMHAALAVGGTSFDSLYVNVNGESGYFDRSLDAYGREDEPCRRCGTAMRRRPWMNRSSYFCPRCQRPPRVS; from the coding sequence GTGCCCGAGTTGCCCGAGGTCGAGGTCGTACGGCGCGGGCTGGAGCGCTGGGTCCGTGACCGCACGGTCGCGGACGTGGCCGTGCTGCACCCCCGCGCGATCCGCCGTCACCTCGCCGGACCCGAGGACTTCGCCGCGCAGCTGCGCGGGCGCCGGCTCGGCACCGCCCGACGCCGGGGCAAGTACCTCTGGCTGCCCCTCGAAGCCGAGACCTCCGCCGGGACGCCTGACCGGGCCGCTCCCGACCGGGCCGTCCTCGCCCATCTCGGCATGAGTGGCCAGCTCCTCGTCCAGCCGCACGACGCGCTCGACGAAAAACACCTGCGCATCCGCGTCCGCTTCGCCGATGCGAACGGCACCGAGCTGCGCTTCGTCGACCAGCGCACCTTCGGCGGCCTGTCGCTGCACGACACCGTCCCCGGCGACCCCGACGGGCTGCCCGACGTCATCGCGCACATCGCCCGCGATCCCCTCGACCCCGCCTTCGACGAGGACGCCTTCCACGCGGCGCTGCGCCGCCGCCGTACGACCGTCAAGCGCGCCCTGCTGGACCAGTCGCTGATCAGCGGCGTGGGCAACATCTACGCCGACGAGGCGCTGTGGCGCGCCCGGCTGCACTACGACCGCCCCACCGCGACCCTGACCCGCCCGCGCAGCGCCGAGCTGCTCACCCACATCCGCGACGTCATGCACGCGGCTCTCGCCGTCGGCGGCACCAGTTTCGACAGCCTCTACGTCAATGTGAACGGCGAATCCGGCTACTTCGACCGGTCGTTGGACGCGTACGGACGCGAGGACGAGCCCTGCCGCCGCTGTGGCACGGCCATGCGCCGGCGGCCGTGGATGAACCGGTCCAGCTACTTCTGCCCGCGCTGCCAGCGCCCGCCGCGCGTGTCCTAG
- the rpmF gene encoding 50S ribosomal protein L32 — protein MAVPKRKMSRSNTRHRRSQWKAAVPTLVACASCHEPKLQHIACPSCGTYNKRQVLEV, from the coding sequence GTGGCTGTTCCGAAGCGGAAGATGTCGCGCAGCAACACGCGCCACCGCCGGTCGCAGTGGAAGGCTGCGGTCCCCACCCTGGTGGCATGCGCTAGCTGCCACGAGCCGAAGCTGCAGCACATCGCGTGCCCCAGCTGCGGCACCTACAACAAGCGCCAGGTCCTCGAGGTCTGA